Proteins encoded by one window of Gemmatimonadaceae bacterium:
- a CDS encoding MarR family transcriptional regulator, giving the protein MTTRVLTLPPAPAADQRAIADVMDGIRAVVRALRINTRAIEKQLGISLAQLWVLQILAEHPAESLNELAVATATHQSSVSVVVRRLVDRGLATRTTANRDKRRVRIELTDSGRGLLGKAPPTVQMSLVAALRRLSIEQRLDFAGIMRQWLNLAGLDLNAATPMLMEEEIA; this is encoded by the coding sequence ATGACGACGAGAGTTCTGACTCTGCCACCGGCACCCGCTGCGGATCAGCGGGCCATCGCTGACGTCATGGACGGCATCCGGGCCGTCGTGCGCGCACTGCGCATCAACACGCGCGCAATCGAGAAGCAACTTGGAATCAGCCTCGCCCAGCTATGGGTGCTGCAGATTCTGGCCGAACATCCGGCCGAGTCGCTCAATGAGCTCGCCGTGGCAACGGCGACGCATCAGAGCTCGGTCTCGGTGGTCGTGCGGCGACTGGTGGACCGTGGTCTTGCCACGCGCACCACGGCGAATCGCGACAAGCGGCGCGTGCGAATCGAGCTCACCGACTCTGGACGCGGGCTCCTGGGTAAAGCGCCGCCGACGGTGCAGATGTCGTTGGTCGCGGCGTTGCGCCGACTCTCTATCGAGCAGCGACTCGATTTCGCGGGCATCATGCGCCAATGGCTAAACCTCGCCGGGCTGGATCTGAACGCCGCGACGCCGATGCTCATGGAAGAAGAGATCGCCTAA
- a CDS encoding response regulator transcription factor: MRLLLVEDDPELASILESGLREQGIQVSLASTMPAGRVEATRNRFDVIVLDVMLPGGSGIDLCRDLRGRGISTPILMLTARDAIDDRVVGLEVGADDYVTKPFAFRELVARVRALARRRQALVPRVVTVADLEVDLASRQVRRAGIAIELTAKEFALLEFFVLHRGDVVDRAAITAHVWDDNHDPFTNVLEVLVRRLRRKIDDDFEPKLIHTLRGAGYRFAD, from the coding sequence ATGCGCCTTCTGCTGGTGGAGGATGACCCGGAGCTCGCGTCGATTCTCGAGTCGGGACTGCGAGAACAGGGCATTCAGGTCTCTCTCGCGTCGACGATGCCCGCGGGACGCGTCGAAGCGACGCGCAACCGCTTCGACGTGATCGTGCTCGACGTGATGCTGCCGGGCGGCTCGGGAATCGATCTCTGTCGCGATCTTCGCGGTCGAGGGATCTCGACGCCGATCCTGATGCTCACCGCGCGCGATGCGATCGACGATCGCGTCGTTGGACTCGAAGTGGGTGCCGACGATTATGTGACGAAGCCCTTCGCGTTTCGCGAGCTCGTTGCACGCGTACGCGCGCTCGCGCGCCGGCGGCAGGCACTCGTCCCGCGGGTCGTCACCGTCGCCGATCTCGAGGTCGATCTCGCGTCGCGACAGGTGCGCCGCGCCGGAATCGCGATCGAGCTCACGGCCAAGGAGTTCGCGCTCCTCGAATTCTTCGTCCTCCACCGGGGCGACGTCGTCGATCGCGCAGCGATCACGGCCCACGTCTGGGACGACAACCACGATCCGTTCACGAACGTCCTCGAAGTGCTCGTTAGGCGACTGCGCCGGAAGATCGACGATGATTTCGAGCCAAAGCTCATTCACACCCTGCGCGGTGCCGGCTACCGCTTCGCCGACTAG
- a CDS encoding ATP-binding protein, with product MARSLQPLARLRLGLTAWYLATFGAILVFLGGGIFVVIGRQFAEQLDDSLHDATVELERAARIREMESKTARGQVVDAVEELHIPERSLYLLDVSGQPVSPLAAGSWIQLAARDAARIGTVKRDQDPRRDHTLRLRAERFTLAGGTPMVAVAVADKVELEDRYASLIATFGAAAAAALLLVVAGGWFLVRKSTAPVELTIDHMRRFMADAAHELRTPLTVLRSRAEVALQQPRHAGEYEDALRGIELEAKRLGTIVEDLLILARADAGERPIAHERVYLDDLTLDAAGAARVVAQAKGVALELDEFGEAPVDGDPTLLRQLVMILLDNAVKFTARGGSVRVRVGAPNERPLLVVEDTGIGIAAEQLPHVFERFYRGDPARSRGNGSVDGAGLGLSIAKWIADVHHAEIALASEPGQGTRVSVRFAPVAAA from the coding sequence ATGGCGCGCTCGCTTCAACCACTGGCTCGACTTCGTCTCGGGCTCACCGCCTGGTATCTCGCCACGTTCGGGGCAATTCTCGTCTTCCTTGGCGGAGGGATCTTCGTCGTCATCGGGCGCCAGTTTGCTGAGCAGCTCGATGATTCGTTGCACGACGCGACGGTGGAGCTGGAGCGCGCGGCCCGGATTCGTGAGATGGAATCGAAGACCGCACGAGGGCAGGTCGTCGACGCGGTCGAGGAGCTCCACATCCCCGAGCGAAGCTTGTACTTGCTCGACGTGAGCGGACAGCCCGTGAGCCCCCTGGCTGCCGGCAGCTGGATCCAGCTCGCCGCTCGAGACGCGGCCCGTATCGGGACCGTGAAACGCGACCAGGACCCGCGCCGCGATCACACACTGCGGTTGAGAGCGGAACGGTTCACGCTGGCGGGCGGCACGCCGATGGTCGCCGTCGCCGTCGCCGACAAGGTGGAGCTCGAAGACCGTTATGCATCGCTCATCGCGACTTTTGGAGCAGCGGCGGCGGCGGCGTTGCTCCTCGTCGTCGCCGGCGGCTGGTTCCTCGTGCGCAAATCGACCGCGCCCGTCGAGCTCACCATCGACCACATGCGGCGATTCATGGCCGACGCCGCGCACGAGCTGCGAACGCCACTCACCGTGTTGCGCAGCCGTGCCGAAGTCGCCCTCCAGCAACCGCGCCACGCCGGCGAGTACGAAGACGCCCTTCGCGGCATCGAGCTCGAGGCGAAGCGACTCGGCACCATCGTTGAGGATTTGCTCATCCTCGCCCGCGCCGATGCCGGCGAGCGCCCGATCGCACACGAGCGCGTCTACCTCGACGATCTGACGCTGGACGCCGCGGGCGCGGCGCGCGTGGTCGCGCAGGCCAAGGGCGTCGCGCTCGAGCTGGACGAATTCGGCGAAGCGCCCGTTGACGGCGACCCAACCTTGCTTCGCCAGCTCGTGATGATCCTGCTCGACAACGCAGTGAAGTTCACCGCGCGCGGTGGCAGCGTGCGTGTCCGTGTCGGAGCGCCGAACGAGCGCCCGCTGCTCGTGGTCGAAGACACCGGCATCGGAATCGCCGCGGAGCAGTTGCCTCACGTCTTCGAGCGCTTTTATCGGGGAGATCCGGCACGCAGCCGCGGAAACGGCTCAGTGGACGGGGCCGGCCTAGGCCTATCGATCGCGAAATGGATCGCTGACGTCCACCACGCGGAAATCGCTCTTGCCTCGGAACCCGGGCAGGGAACTCGGGTGTCGGTTCGCTTTGCGCCGGTCGCCGCAGCCTGA
- a CDS encoding phosphatase PAP2 family protein translates to MMTHWLYRLTVTLAFCAAAIPTRAQSTTEPSLRTVRASTDHERAVWAASTVLAAASFAFDERLRTIALANHSPQLDRVAAGADILGTAGHIVPALVMTYVGSRLLGQQSFAAATLRVGLSYAAADAIESVLKPMLGEARPIAGHDPLTFRPFSASGTYQSFPSAHVVHISSLASAVALEANRPWVTVLAVAAITYVGAQRVYRDQHWSSDVVVSGMLGVEVAREVDSWLRTR, encoded by the coding sequence ATGATGACCCACTGGCTCTATCGTCTAACCGTTACGCTCGCGTTCTGCGCTGCTGCCATACCCACGCGCGCGCAGTCAACGACCGAGCCGTCCTTACGCACCGTACGTGCCTCCACCGATCACGAGCGCGCGGTTTGGGCGGCTTCGACTGTGCTCGCCGCGGCGTCGTTCGCCTTCGATGAACGGTTGCGCACGATCGCGCTCGCCAATCATTCGCCGCAGCTCGATCGCGTCGCCGCTGGTGCCGACATCCTCGGAACCGCCGGTCATATCGTACCGGCGCTGGTGATGACCTACGTCGGCTCGCGCCTGTTAGGTCAGCAGTCCTTCGCGGCGGCAACCTTGCGCGTCGGTTTGAGCTACGCGGCGGCGGACGCGATCGAATCGGTGCTCAAACCGATGCTTGGAGAAGCAAGACCCATCGCGGGCCACGATCCACTGACCTTTCGTCCCTTCAGCGCTAGCGGGACGTACCAGTCATTCCCCTCCGCGCACGTCGTCCACATCTCGAGCCTCGCGTCTGCGGTCGCGCTCGAGGCGAACCGGCCGTGGGTCACTGTGCTTGCCGTCGCAGCGATCACGTACGTCGGCGCTCAGCGCGTTTATCGCGATCAGCATTGGTCGAGCGATGTCGTGGTGAGCGGAATGCTCGGCGTGGAGGTTGCGCGGGAAGTGGATTCCTGGCTGCGAACGAGATAG
- a CDS encoding TolC family protein, which yields MSAAGDAVAQRPVSRAQAIDAAVTVGPRLALAQADTAVALAALISASALPNPTLAASYTKDLPTRHATLEFPLDFPWLRAPRVGSANAALAAAQYQYTFTRASAALDADTTYTRALAAREHARLSRHNAQDADSLRRMAAVRRDAGDASELDVELATVNAGQQANLAAADSMEYVSVLLDLQTLMGLVATDAEVTPTDSLGIPAVGDGDANVPIASTLTVVAAEQTLKSAQLNARLQHRSVWSSASVIAGFDWGDPTNPGALPNVGVSLPVPLFSRARGPITQAQAELQRAQAALALARVEGSARIARARRERDIALAKVNRDRILLASANRVASMSLTSYREGQSSLPNVLEAQRNARDILGQYIDDLAAALIAAASLRVYVLTPASAR from the coding sequence GTGTCGGCCGCCGGGGATGCGGTTGCGCAGCGACCGGTATCGCGCGCGCAGGCGATCGACGCGGCCGTCACCGTCGGTCCTCGGCTTGCCCTCGCGCAGGCCGATACGGCTGTCGCGCTGGCGGCGCTGATCTCGGCGAGTGCGCTTCCCAATCCGACGCTCGCTGCGAGCTATACCAAAGACCTGCCGACGCGCCACGCGACGCTCGAGTTTCCTCTCGATTTTCCATGGCTTCGCGCTCCGCGCGTCGGTTCGGCAAACGCCGCACTGGCCGCGGCGCAATATCAGTACACGTTCACGCGAGCATCGGCGGCCCTCGACGCGGACACGACGTACACGCGCGCGCTGGCTGCGCGTGAGCACGCCCGACTCTCCCGGCACAACGCTCAGGACGCGGATAGTCTCCGTCGCATGGCGGCGGTGCGCCGCGATGCCGGCGACGCCAGTGAGCTCGACGTCGAGCTGGCGACGGTCAATGCCGGTCAACAGGCGAACCTCGCGGCGGCCGATTCGATGGAGTATGTCTCGGTCCTGCTCGACCTCCAGACGCTGATGGGGCTCGTTGCAACGGACGCTGAGGTCACCCCCACGGATTCGTTAGGCATTCCCGCCGTTGGCGACGGCGACGCCAACGTGCCGATTGCGTCGACACTCACCGTCGTGGCCGCAGAGCAAACGCTCAAGTCGGCGCAGCTCAACGCACGACTTCAGCATCGCAGCGTATGGTCGTCCGCCAGCGTCATTGCGGGATTCGATTGGGGCGACCCGACGAATCCGGGCGCACTGCCGAACGTCGGCGTTTCACTGCCGGTGCCGCTCTTTTCCCGAGCACGCGGGCCAATCACGCAAGCGCAAGCCGAACTGCAGCGCGCTCAGGCGGCTCTCGCACTGGCACGTGTGGAAGGCTCGGCGCGGATTGCGCGGGCGCGTCGCGAGCGGGACATCGCGCTCGCGAAAGTCAACCGCGACCGCATTCTGCTCGCGAGCGCCAATCGCGTCGCTTCGATGTCGCTGACGTCGTACCGCGAGGGTCAGTCGTCGCTGCCTAACGTGCTCGAGGCGCAGCGCAATGCGCGCGACATTCTCGGACAATACATCGACGACCTCGCGGCGGCGTTGATCGCCGCGGCGTCCCTGCGGGTTTACGTTCTCACTCCGGCGAGCGCACGGTAA
- a CDS encoding efflux RND transporter periplasmic adaptor subunit has translation MTTWIRCGVLFWSVLFVTVAGCHDGQAAGDAEKGTPAIVGVQTAQVTKGPFTETLGAIGTVVPRPGHVAALAAPQAARISQVYVTAGQHVTQGEPLVELDQTPFRAATEAAEATLAAAEKANERQQRLATEGIVPRKDADQAAAEAAKARADAGNARRAEQLSVVRAPLGGVVTRMTAVLGSTADVAQPLVEVADPAALDILLNVTPNDAARLRRGAKVTLTAGQNATGDALGVGSVIDIGGTVDTSSRSVNVRVQAPTTRRPLRISETVFGQIAVTVHPNAIVVPLEALVPDGEDFKVFVVDAAGMAHERKVSIGGRTDKVAEITQGLTGDERVVTYGAYGVSDSAKVVPAKQAATPAASDSEKKP, from the coding sequence ATGACGACATGGATTCGATGCGGCGTCCTGTTCTGGTCCGTGCTCTTCGTGACGGTCGCGGGTTGTCACGACGGCCAAGCGGCGGGCGACGCGGAGAAGGGTACGCCCGCGATCGTCGGCGTACAGACCGCTCAAGTGACGAAGGGTCCCTTCACCGAGACGCTAGGCGCGATCGGTACGGTCGTGCCGCGGCCTGGCCACGTCGCGGCGCTGGCCGCGCCACAGGCCGCGCGCATCTCGCAGGTCTATGTCACGGCCGGCCAACACGTCACGCAGGGTGAGCCGCTCGTCGAGCTCGATCAAACTCCCTTTCGCGCTGCTACGGAAGCTGCCGAGGCGACGCTCGCCGCCGCCGAGAAGGCGAACGAGCGCCAGCAACGCCTCGCGACTGAAGGCATAGTGCCACGCAAGGACGCGGATCAGGCGGCCGCGGAGGCAGCGAAGGCGCGTGCCGACGCCGGGAACGCGCGCCGCGCGGAGCAGCTCTCGGTAGTTCGTGCGCCGTTAGGCGGTGTCGTGACGCGAATGACAGCGGTCCTCGGCTCGACAGCCGACGTCGCGCAGCCGCTCGTCGAGGTCGCCGACCCCGCCGCGCTCGACATCCTGCTCAACGTGACACCGAATGACGCCGCGCGATTGCGGCGCGGCGCGAAGGTGACGCTCACCGCCGGGCAGAACGCCACCGGAGATGCCCTCGGCGTCGGCAGCGTCATCGACATCGGCGGAACGGTGGACACATCGAGCCGGAGCGTCAACGTGCGCGTGCAGGCGCCCACGACGCGCCGCCCGCTCCGCATCAGCGAGACGGTCTTTGGCCAGATCGCCGTCACCGTCCACCCGAACGCGATCGTCGTACCCCTCGAGGCGCTCGTCCCGGACGGCGAGGACTTCAAGGTCTTCGTTGTCGATGCAGCGGGCATGGCGCACGAGCGCAAAGTGAGCATTGGCGGACGAACCGACAAAGTCGCCGAGATCACTCAGGGCCTAACGGGTGACGAGAGAGTCGTCACGTATGGCGCCTATGGCGTGTCGGATAGTGCGAAGGTCGTACCCGCGAAGCAGGCCGCGACGCCCGCTGCGTCAGATTCGGAGAAGAAGCCGTGA
- a CDS encoding efflux RND transporter permease subunit — MSVLAEPIDVTEPRREGRGLFGVLNEQRRFVYLAVVLLTVGGIWAALQLPSAIYPELVFSRITVVSQGTSLGARQVLFTVTRPIEEAVSIVPGVTRVQSRSIRGGSEINVTFSPTTDMIYALQQVQARVNQIRADFPPELDIEVERLTPSLFPILSYNLEGGDAATLYDIARYQIRPLISRVPGVGRVDVQGSDVREIEVVADPARLAGQGMTYDDLANAIKQSTSVAAVGRMPANYKQYLIVSAQEAHSRDDIANIVIGHGLRVRDVATVMDGTEDHVRIISGDGRPAALLNITRQIGGNTISIADSVAAIAAALKGQLPPGVRLKAVYDQAALVRDAVKSVRDAMLIGAALAVIILLLFLRHYRITAISASSIPLTMAITVFVMARLGQTFNLMTLGAMAIAIGLVIDDAVVITENIVRHTHLNHDHDAAIRDAVQELIWPVTTSTITTVVVFLPLGLLTGVEGQFFHALSITLTIAVLVSLLLALTIIPLLSAQYLTPRDTEDATTPEEIRREGGILWRIGQGVDAVSHRYERSLSTLLNHARWMVLIAVGLVLAGVVAHHFVGTGFLPEMDEGAFVMDYFTPGGTALAETDRELHIAEGILARTPEITGTSRRTGAELGLFATQQNTGDVVARLAPPSQRTRSIFQVIDDVRDKISAAVPRLHIEFVQILSDVINDLAGAARPVEIRLFGPDLNALEAYAQKLAPQIEKVDGIEDLYNGVAEPSAEMAMTVNEPEANRVGFTPDQVQNAVSGALMGVPAGEVRLEDRSIAVRVRAPDSVRFSPQQLGALPIVASTTKAAVPLSSLAGFQAQDTRGELLRQNQQQMIQIHSDLGDRSLGAVMADVRSILTKNPAPAGIRIEIGGQYASQQEAFHALLLVLALAAASVISVMVIQFQSFVEPLVVLLAAPLSFVGAMVLLLVTGTPLNVSSFMGLILLVGLIVKNGIILLDFTRHRMKTDGLALEPAIREAARIRLRPILMTTLCTLFGLLPLALGLGAGSELQKPLALAVIGGLALSTPITLYLVPTLLVAIRGSEYTLNQEAIG; from the coding sequence GTGAGTGTGTTGGCCGAGCCAATCGATGTGACCGAGCCGCGACGCGAGGGGCGCGGCCTGTTTGGCGTCCTCAACGAACAGCGTCGCTTCGTCTATCTCGCCGTAGTGCTGTTGACCGTTGGGGGAATCTGGGCCGCGCTGCAATTGCCGTCGGCGATCTATCCGGAGCTCGTGTTCTCGCGCATAACGGTTGTCTCGCAAGGCACGTCACTTGGCGCGCGTCAGGTGCTGTTCACCGTCACGCGTCCGATCGAAGAGGCCGTGAGCATCGTCCCCGGCGTCACGCGCGTACAATCGCGGTCGATCCGAGGCGGGAGCGAGATCAATGTGACCTTCTCGCCGACAACCGACATGATTTACGCGCTGCAACAAGTGCAGGCGCGCGTGAATCAGATACGCGCCGACTTTCCCCCCGAGCTCGACATCGAGGTGGAACGTCTCACGCCGTCGCTGTTTCCAATCCTCTCATACAATCTCGAGGGTGGCGACGCCGCGACGCTCTACGACATCGCACGGTACCAGATCCGTCCGCTGATCTCTCGCGTGCCGGGCGTCGGGCGCGTCGACGTTCAGGGAAGCGACGTGCGCGAGATCGAGGTCGTCGCCGATCCGGCGCGACTCGCCGGGCAGGGTATGACCTACGACGATCTCGCCAACGCGATCAAGCAGTCGACGAGCGTCGCCGCGGTTGGTCGCATGCCGGCGAACTACAAACAGTATCTGATCGTCAGCGCTCAGGAAGCGCATTCGAGAGACGATATCGCAAACATCGTTATCGGCCATGGACTACGCGTTCGCGATGTCGCGACGGTGATGGACGGCACCGAGGATCACGTTCGCATCATCTCCGGCGATGGACGCCCGGCCGCGCTGCTCAACATCACGCGACAGATCGGCGGCAATACCATCAGCATTGCGGACAGCGTCGCGGCGATTGCCGCGGCTCTCAAAGGCCAACTGCCGCCCGGCGTCCGACTCAAAGCGGTCTATGACCAGGCTGCTCTGGTGCGCGACGCGGTGAAGTCGGTGCGCGACGCGATGCTCATCGGCGCGGCGCTCGCGGTCATCATCCTGCTACTCTTCCTCCGCCACTATCGAATCACCGCGATCAGCGCGTCTTCGATTCCGCTGACGATGGCGATCACGGTCTTCGTGATGGCGCGGTTGGGTCAGACGTTCAACCTGATGACACTCGGCGCGATGGCGATCGCGATCGGGCTTGTGATCGACGACGCCGTCGTCATCACCGAGAACATCGTCAGGCACACGCACCTCAACCATGATCACGACGCGGCGATCCGCGATGCCGTGCAGGAGCTCATCTGGCCGGTGACGACATCGACGATCACGACCGTCGTCGTCTTTCTGCCGTTAGGGCTGCTCACGGGCGTCGAGGGTCAGTTCTTCCATGCGCTCTCGATCACGCTCACGATCGCCGTTCTGGTCTCGCTGCTCCTCGCCCTCACGATCATTCCGTTACTGAGCGCGCAGTATCTCACGCCGAGGGACACCGAGGATGCGACCACGCCAGAGGAGATTCGTCGCGAGGGCGGTATCCTGTGGCGGATCGGCCAGGGTGTCGACGCCGTTTCGCATCGTTATGAACGATCTCTCAGCACGCTGCTGAATCACGCGCGGTGGATGGTCCTCATCGCGGTCGGTCTCGTCCTCGCCGGAGTCGTCGCGCATCATTTCGTCGGCACCGGCTTCCTGCCGGAGATGGACGAAGGCGCATTCGTGATGGATTACTTCACGCCCGGCGGCACGGCCCTCGCCGAAACCGATCGCGAGCTGCACATCGCGGAAGGCATTCTTGCGCGCACGCCGGAGATCACCGGCACGTCGCGCCGAACGGGCGCGGAGCTCGGATTGTTCGCGACGCAGCAGAACACCGGCGACGTGGTCGCGCGACTCGCCCCACCGAGCCAACGAACGCGTTCGATCTTCCAGGTGATCGACGACGTTCGCGACAAGATCAGCGCCGCGGTGCCGCGTCTTCACATCGAGTTCGTGCAGATCTTGTCGGATGTCATCAACGATCTCGCGGGGGCAGCACGGCCTGTGGAAATCCGGCTCTTCGGCCCGGATCTCAACGCGCTCGAAGCCTACGCGCAGAAACTCGCACCGCAGATCGAGAAGGTCGATGGCATCGAGGATCTCTACAACGGCGTCGCGGAACCGAGCGCCGAAATGGCCATGACGGTCAACGAGCCGGAGGCGAATCGCGTCGGATTCACGCCGGATCAGGTGCAGAACGCGGTGAGCGGCGCGTTGATGGGCGTGCCGGCGGGCGAAGTGCGTCTCGAGGACCGTTCGATAGCGGTTCGGGTGCGCGCTCCGGATTCGGTGCGCTTCAGTCCGCAGCAGCTCGGTGCGCTCCCGATCGTCGCGTCGACGACGAAGGCGGCCGTGCCGCTGTCGTCGCTCGCCGGCTTCCAAGCGCAGGACACGCGGGGCGAGCTCTTGCGACAGAACCAGCAGCAGATGATCCAGATTCACTCGGATCTCGGCGATCGATCGTTAGGCGCCGTGATGGCCGACGTCCGTTCGATTCTCACGAAGAATCCCGCGCCGGCGGGCATCCGCATCGAGATCGGCGGCCAGTACGCCAGCCAGCAGGAAGCGTTTCACGCACTGTTGCTCGTGCTCGCGCTGGCCGCCGCGAGCGTGATCTCGGTGATGGTGATTCAGTTCCAGTCCTTTGTCGAGCCGCTCGTGGTCCTGCTCGCAGCGCCATTATCGTTCGTCGGCGCGATGGTTTTGCTTCTCGTCACGGGCACGCCGCTCAACGTGTCGAGCTTCATGGGACTGATCCTGCTCGTTGGGCTGATCGTCAAGAACGGCATCATCCTGCTCGACTTCACGCGGCATCGCATGAAGACGGATGGACTCGCACTGGAGCCGGCGATTCGCGAGGCGGCGCGGATCCGTCTGCGCCCGATTCTCATGACGACGTTGTGCACGCTATTCGGCCTTCTGCCGTTGGCCCTGGGACTCGGCGCGGGGAGCGAGCTTCAGAAGCCGCTTGCGCTCGCCGTCATCGGGGGATTGGCGCTGTCGACGCCGATCACGCTCTATCTGGTGCCAACGCTGCTCGTCGCGATTCGCGGCAGTGAGTATACACTCAATCAAGAGGCGATCGGATGA
- a CDS encoding phosphatase PAP2 family protein — MIRSIRLHPIISVLTYAATGVTALAPVARSQPALPPKAKADSAKTPAALFTTKDYLIGGAFVVGTFAMFPFDQRLAKHLTNPGAQANKFFKNASTGVEWIASPGAYVIGGSLYAVGRIGHFERVADLGWHGTEAVFVADAVTYALKGLAGRARPFFAGDTLPNDFKFAKGFRDGNRQSFPSGHATSAFAAAAAVTAETGTWWPKSTWVIGPLMYGGATMVGLSRMYHNKHWASDVVLGAAIGTFSGQKIVQYSHAHPTRLDKVMLHVSALPDGNGGWALAWSGTLP; from the coding sequence ATGATTCGATCGATTCGCCTGCACCCGATTATAAGTGTTCTAACGTACGCGGCGACCGGAGTGACGGCGCTTGCTCCCGTGGCACGCTCGCAGCCGGCGCTTCCGCCGAAGGCGAAGGCCGACAGCGCGAAGACGCCGGCGGCGTTGTTCACCACCAAGGACTACCTGATTGGCGGCGCCTTCGTCGTCGGGACGTTCGCGATGTTTCCGTTCGACCAGCGCCTCGCGAAGCACCTCACCAACCCCGGGGCGCAGGCAAACAAGTTCTTCAAGAACGCATCGACGGGGGTCGAGTGGATCGCGAGTCCCGGTGCGTACGTCATCGGCGGTTCACTCTACGCCGTGGGCCGCATCGGGCACTTCGAGCGCGTCGCAGACCTCGGCTGGCACGGGACCGAAGCGGTGTTCGTCGCCGACGCCGTGACGTATGCGCTCAAGGGCCTCGCTGGCCGAGCACGCCCCTTCTTCGCGGGCGATACCCTGCCCAACGATTTCAAGTTTGCTAAAGGGTTCCGGGACGGCAACCGGCAATCGTTCCCGTCAGGCCACGCGACGTCGGCGTTTGCTGCGGCGGCAGCCGTGACGGCCGAGACCGGCACGTGGTGGCCGAAGTCGACGTGGGTGATCGGGCCGCTCATGTATGGTGGCGCGACGATGGTCGGACTCTCGCGCATGTATCACAACAAGCACTGGGCCTCGGACGTCGTGCTGGGCGCCGCGATCGGGACCTTCAGTGGTCAGAAAATCGTGCAGTACTCTCACGCGCACCCAACGCGTCTCGACAAGGTCATGCTGCATGTCTCGGCGTTGCCCGACGGAAATGGCGGTTGGGCGCTGGCCTGGTCGGGAACGCTGCCCTAG
- a CDS encoding phosphatase PAP2 family protein yields the protein MADDSSSGELSPVERARRFLAARFDPRSHLGLGLTASLVLSALAIWALGGLLDAILDNDLLVRVDMRVESWLHAHATATGLAIFDAVTQLGSTVVDVVTVLVAIYFWRKRNSVLLWSWIGANLGGKVVEYVLKYTVHRSRPQYGAAFLNGHSYSFPSGHTMGATVCYLLLAYFITARATATHRARIVVFMSAMTIIVAVAFSRLYLGVHYPSDVLGGFVAGVAWLAVCGATRRIVAGRYRFAT from the coding sequence GTGGCGGACGATTCAAGTAGCGGCGAGCTGTCGCCGGTGGAACGCGCGAGGAGATTCCTCGCTGCCCGGTTCGATCCGAGATCCCACCTCGGCCTGGGACTGACGGCGAGTCTCGTCCTCTCGGCGCTTGCCATATGGGCACTCGGCGGATTGCTCGACGCGATCCTCGACAACGATTTGCTGGTGCGCGTCGACATGCGTGTGGAGTCGTGGCTCCATGCGCACGCGACGGCGACCGGGCTGGCGATTTTCGACGCGGTGACGCAACTCGGATCGACGGTCGTCGACGTCGTGACGGTTCTCGTCGCGATCTATTTCTGGCGCAAGAGGAATTCCGTCCTCCTCTGGAGCTGGATCGGCGCCAATCTCGGCGGCAAGGTTGTTGAGTATGTGCTCAAGTACACCGTGCACCGGTCGCGGCCCCAGTACGGCGCGGCTTTCCTGAACGGACACTCGTACAGTTTTCCGAGCGGGCACACGATGGGGGCTACCGTGTGCTATCTGCTCCTGGCCTATTTCATCACCGCGCGTGCGACCGCGACGCACAGGGCTCGCATCGTCGTATTCATGTCGGCGATGACGATCATCGTCGCCGTGGCATTCAGCAGGCTGTATCTGGGCGTCCACTATCCGAGCGACGTACTCGGAGGATTCGTCGCGGGCGTCGCGTGGCTCGCTGTCTGTGGAGCGACGCGGCGCATCGTTGCGGGCCGTTATCGATTCGCGACGTAG